From Planococcus halocryophilus, the proteins below share one genomic window:
- the pckA gene encoding phosphoenolpyruvate carboxykinase (ATP), with translation MTSVNFANDLKELLTGQNVHVQLSVPQLVEAATSRKEAVLTREGAVKAETGKYTGRSPKDKYMVEEESSKNKVDWGNVNRPISSEVFEKLYAKVINHLKDKDALYVFKGFAGADHESRVPIQTINEYAWHNLFAHQLFIRPSAEELQTHEAEFTVVYAPTFQADPEVDGTASETFIIVSMEQGIILIGGTEYAGEMKKSIFSIMNYLLPEKGILPMHCSANVGPEGDVTLFFGLSGTGKTTLSADGNRKLIGDDEHGWSDNGVFNIEGGCYAKTINLSRENEPQIYDAIRFGSVLENVVVDSETRIPDYNDGSLTENTRAAYPMQAIDNIVDPSVAGHPKTIVFLTADAFGVLPPISKLTKEQAMYHFLSGYTSKLAGTERGITSPEATFSTCFGSPFLPLHATVYAEMLGKKIDEHGVQVFLVNTGWTGGVYGVGSRMKLSYTRTMVRAAMKGELNTIPTEKEAIFGFEIPTEVPGVPSEVLNPRHAWADKAAYDKKANELAQEFQENFKKFGTVAPEISVQGGPTQK, from the coding sequence ATGACTTCAGTGAACTTTGCAAACGACTTGAAGGAACTTTTAACTGGCCAAAATGTGCATGTTCAATTATCAGTGCCACAATTAGTGGAAGCAGCAACATCCCGCAAGGAAGCGGTATTAACTCGGGAAGGTGCTGTAAAAGCGGAAACAGGAAAATACACTGGCCGCTCACCGAAAGACAAATACATGGTGGAAGAAGAAAGTTCTAAAAACAAAGTCGACTGGGGCAATGTAAACCGTCCAATCTCAAGCGAAGTGTTTGAAAAGCTCTACGCTAAAGTGATCAATCACTTAAAAGACAAAGATGCGCTTTACGTTTTCAAAGGATTTGCCGGAGCTGACCACGAATCACGTGTGCCCATCCAAACAATCAATGAATACGCATGGCATAATCTTTTTGCTCACCAATTGTTCATCCGTCCATCGGCTGAAGAATTACAAACGCATGAAGCTGAATTCACTGTTGTGTATGCCCCAACTTTCCAGGCAGACCCTGAAGTTGACGGTACAGCTTCTGAAACTTTCATCATTGTATCAATGGAGCAAGGCATCATTTTAATCGGTGGAACTGAATACGCTGGCGAAATGAAAAAATCGATCTTCTCTATTATGAACTACTTGCTTCCCGAAAAAGGCATTCTTCCGATGCACTGTTCAGCAAACGTTGGTCCAGAAGGCGACGTAACATTGTTCTTCGGTTTATCGGGAACAGGTAAAACGACTTTATCTGCTGATGGCAATCGCAAGCTAATCGGTGACGATGAGCACGGTTGGTCAGATAACGGTGTGTTTAACATTGAAGGCGGCTGCTACGCAAAAACAATCAATTTGTCTCGTGAAAACGAACCCCAAATTTACGATGCAATTCGTTTTGGTTCAGTACTTGAAAACGTTGTAGTGGATTCTGAAACACGTATTCCGGATTACAACGACGGTTCATTAACTGAAAACACACGTGCCGCATACCCAATGCAAGCAATTGACAATATTGTAGACCCTTCAGTTGCAGGACATCCGAAAACGATTGTCTTCTTAACTGCTGACGCATTTGGCGTATTGCCTCCAATCAGCAAATTAACAAAAGAACAAGCAATGTACCACTTCTTAAGTGGATATACATCAAAATTAGCAGGAACAGAACGCGGCATCACTTCACCTGAAGCAACATTCTCAACTTGCTTTGGTTCACCTTTCTTGCCGTTACACGCAACTGTGTATGCTGAAATGCTTGGCAAGAAAATCGACGAGCATGGCGTTCAAGTGTTCCTTGTAAACACTGGATGGACTGGTGGCGTATACGGAGTCGGTAGCCGTATGAAACTTTCTTATACTCGTACAATGGTTCGCGCAGCAATGAAAGGCGAATTGAACACTATCCCAACTGAAAAAGAAGCTATCTTCGGTTTTGAAATTCCAACAGAAGTACCTGGAGTTCCAAGTGAAGTCTTAAACCCTCGTCATGCATGGGCAGACAAAGCAGCATATGACAAAAAAGCTAATGAATTAGCACAAGAATTCCAAGAAAACTTCAAAAAATTTGGCACTGTCGCACCTGAAATTAGCGTGCAAGGCGGACCAACTCAAAAATAA